Within the Alteromonas sp. M12 genome, the region AGATCGCAGCCCATATTTTGCAAAGTGTTAAATTGAGAATGCGTTTCTACCCCTTCGGCAACCGTCATCAAATTTAGGCTTTTGGCTAAATTAATAATGGTAGCGCAAATCTCTGCGTCTTCGGTTTTAGAGTCACACTCATGGACAAAAGAGCGGTCTATTTTCAGAATATCTAGCGGCAATTTTTTGAGGTAGCTTAGGGAAGAATATCCTGTGCCAAAATCGTCAATGGAGACTTTAATGTGAAGGCCTTTTAATTCCTTCAAAATGGCGATGCAACTCTGTATATCTTGAATCAAGATACCTTCAGTAATTTCAAATTCGAGCAGTTCACCGGGTATTGAAAACTGCTTTAGCAGTTGTTTAATGTGACGAATAAAATCCTCAGCAACTAATTGGCGACCTGAGATATTGATAGCAACAGGCACCACATTCGAATTATGGTCGAGCCAATAACGTAGTTGTTCAAGGACTTTAGTCATCATAATTTCACCAATTTGCACAATCAAATTACTTTGTTCGGCAATCGGGATAAATTCGTTCGGGGATATTTCATCCGAACCTTTTTGCTGCCATCGAATCAAGGCTTCTAATGATAATATCTCACCATCTGCTTTAACTTTCGGCTGATAAACAACACTGAATTCATCTTGTTCGATGGCTTGTCCAATTTTTCTTTCAAAGCTCATCTCTTGTTGTGCTTTTTGTCCCATTTTTTCAGTGTACAACTTGAAATTATCACGGCCATAAAATTTTGCGTTGTACATGGCAATATCCGCTCTTTGGATTAATTCCTCTGTGCCCAGTTCGCCATTGGTAGATACTGCAACACCAACACTAGTGGCAATTTGATAGTTTTTACCATTCAAGGTAATAGGTTCTCGCATGATAGACAGAATTCGCTGCGCTTTTTCAGTGATTAATTGTTGATTCAGCTCCCCGGTCATAACCACGATAAATTCGTCACCACCAAGGCGCGCAATAATATCTTCCTCACGACAAATTTCTTTTAAGCGATTGGCCACCTGACACAATAGGTAGTCACCGGCTTTGTGCCCCAAGGTATCGTTAATCTTTTTAAATTTATCCAAATCTAAAAAGAATAGCGCAATAACCCCCATGTGTTTTTTCGCTTTTGCCACTTGGTAATTTAATTCAGTGATCAAATGGGTGCGATTAGATAAATGGGTTAACGGGTCGTGATATGCCAAAAAATTTAATCTAGCTTGAATTTTTTGTTGTTTGGTGACGTCTCTTATATGCAGAGTAAATTCATTAATAAGACTATTATTTAATTTACTACTTGTAATAGTCACTTCAGCAGGAAACGTTTGCCCTGCGGCCCGCTTTAACTCTATTTCACTGCGCCGGTTAAGTACTAAGCCATTCGCTGAGACAAACTGCAGTTTTAAGCTCTCACTAAACTCCACTATATCTTTATCTAGCGCAAAACTATTAATAAAACTTTGCCCCATGACTTCGGCTTTCAAGCAGCCAAATGTTCTCTCTGCTGCAGGGTTAAACTCAATAATGTTTCCCTGCCAGTCAATAGAGACAATACAATCCATTGATGAATCTAGAATGGCACTCTTGCGTCTTTCACTTATCTTAAACTGATTTATTGCCTTTTCACGCTGGGTCATCTCTTTTGACACTTTACTGATGACTTCGTTATATTTGCGCGCTATTTGACCTACTTCGGTAAATGGTTCTTCTTTTACTTGAAGGGTGAAATCGCCTTTATTTTGATGATTTTGCATATCATCCAGCAAATCTATTAATTCAGTGGAAGCTTTATGTTCACTGATATTCAGGCCACTAAGTTCATGTTCTCTGGTTACTCTTAATGGCGATATTTTATTCAAAATTAAGAGTATGAAATAACAGCTTAAAAAACTAAATAAGCCAATCACCACTACCCCCAAAAGTTGAATTGTGAGCTGAGACATAAATGATAAGCCAGTACCTAACTTAGCTTGTTCGCCAAAAAAGGCGACCGCCAGAGTTCCCCAAATGCCGGCAAATAGGTGAGTAGGAATAACGTTTAAGGCATCATCAACTTTAAGCAAGTCCATTAATTTAGAACCGTAATGCACGACTATACCTGCTACAACACCTATTATTGCGGCGTCCACAGGTGCTACCGCATGACAACTCGCCGTTATCGCGACTAAACCGGCAATAATGCCATTTAAGCTCGCCCCCATATCCACATATTTTTTGGTTCGCAAATGAATAAATGTGGCTGTTAACCCACCCCACATAGCAGCAAGACAGGTGTTCAGAATGATATAAGGAACTTGCTCATCAAATTTCAAAGTACTGCCGCCATTGAACCCAAACCATCCAAACCAAATAAGTAAGGTTCCCATGGCAGCCAAAGGTAAATTGCTACCTGAAGGAAATTTGCTATTTGCTTTAAACCTGTCGATTCTTGGCCCAACAATTAAGACGCTGGCCAAAGCGACCCACCCACCTACCGAATGCACCACCGTTGAGCCAGCAAAATCCACAAATCCCAAAGATTCAAGCCAGCCTCGATTATCAGGATTGTATACACCAGCCCAAGCCCAATGCCCTACAAAGGGGTAAATTAGCCCGCTTAAAATCAACGTGATATACATATAGCTGGAAAACCGAGCGCGCTCAGCAATAGCACCAGAAGTTAAAGTCGCTGCGGTGCTACAGAACATCATTTGAAATAAGAAGAAGGTGATTTGAAAAGAAGTATTCCCCTCGCCAAAAGCAAAGTCGCCAGTTCCAGCCCATCCCCCTAGACTTGGACCAAACATAATACCAAAGCCAAACAACCAAAAAATACTAGCGGATACAATGAAGTCACCAATATTTTTTGCAGCGACATTTATACTATTTTTGCTGCGCGTTCTGCCGCTTTCTAGACACAAAAATCCTGCTTGCATTAAAAACACAAACATCGCTGACAAGAGCAGCCAAAAATTATCAGACAACCGATGACCCTAAAAGTAGTATATTTCAGTTAGTAAACGGTCGCTTTTGCAAGAACTATTCCCGCTATATTCCCTTAGCAAAGTCCCATTTAATGCGGTTAAACTGCAATACACCACCAAAACTGTGCAACCAGTGTTCAAGTTTTGTGCATTACATCCAAATTAGTGCGCAACAAGATGCGAGAGAATTTCACGTATTTTAAGATTATCGAAAACTAACTGAACAGGTAATTTTTGAAGACTGCCAAGTTAGCCAATACTGTCACTTTTTGACGTAGACCGCATTGGCGAGTTTTTCAGCAACAATCTCTCTAAAAAATTGCCCAAGTTCGCGAAAGAATACCCGACCTGGCGCGGTATTTCGCCAAATCAAATGTTGCACACGAGTAATTGGCGTGTCTAACAACTCACACACATGAAGTTCATTTGGACGATGTAATTCAGAGTGCACATATAGCCCAGGTAAAAAAGCGACACCCACTCCCATCACGACCATTTGTCTGAGCGTATCTAAACTTGTGCCCTCGTAATCCCGATACATCTGTGCACCAATTTGAGCACAAATAGTTTGAACTTGATGATGGAAGTGATGGTGACCTTCTAACGTCAGCACCTTTTCACCTTGCACATCAGAGGGTTTTACAAACTCTTGACCTGCCAAAGGATGATCTCCAGGCATGACCAACTTTAGCGGTTCTGTAAATAGCTCAGAAACGATGAATTGCGTGGATTCATGAGTTGACGGTGATATAATTAGGTCGTATTGGCCGTTAAGTAAACCTTCTTCCAACTGTTGCGGAAACTCTTCTCGCACGTAGAATTTTAATTGACTAAAACGCCGATGTAATTCAGGCAATACAAATGGTAACAAATAGGGTCCCAACGTAGGCGGAACGCCCAAGCGATAGGTAGTTGAGGCTCCATCAATGAGTTCACGTGCAGTGTCGTTAAAACGTTGACCTGCGCGTAAAACCTCTTCTGCAAGCGCAAGTAAAGTATTCCCCTGAGGGGTCAGTAAAGTGCCGCTTCGATTGCGTTCAAATAAACTCAAGTTCATGTTTTTTTCAAGGGCTTGAACTTGTGTGGTTAAAGTAGGTTGACTGATTCCCAACGATTGTGCAGCGCGTCGAAAACTCAAACTTTTGGCGACTGCCACAAAGTATTTTAGTTGATTTATGGAGGGATATTTATTGTCTGTAGTCATTTTGTAACCTGTTGGTATTAATGAGTTCTCATGGAGTTCTCTTAGAGATCACTGATAGCAAAAAGCTATCGCGACAACAAGTATACTTCTATCTGTCTATCAGGTAAAACTAAAAACGTTGTTCGATTCGTAACAAGTATTTTTAAACATTTTATAGGAGTGACTTTCATGGACCACGTAATTTCTGGTGTTGCTAAATTTCAAAAAGAAGTCTTTCCTGATAAGAAAGCAACTTTTAAAAAGTTAGCGAATGGGCAAAACCCTGAAGTATTATTTATTACCTGCGCCGATTCGCGCATTGATCCAAATCTATTAACTCAAACTGAACCTGGTGAACTTTTCATTTGTCGTAATGCGGGCAACATTGTCCCTCCTCACAGCAATGTCACCGGCGGAATAACCGCATCCATTGAATTTGCAGTAGCAGCGTTAGGTGTTTCACATATTATCGTCTGTGGACACTCTGATTGTGGCGCCATGAAAGGTGCTTTGTACCCTGAAAAACTTGATGGATTACCCCACGTAAAAGAATGGTTATCCCATAGTCGCTGTGCGTCGGAAATAGTCAAAGAAAAATATGGCAGCCTATGTATGGACCATTTGGAAAAGTTAACTGAAGAGAATGTAGTACAACAATTACAACATCTTCGTACTCACCCATCTGTTGCGGCCAAGTTAGCCACCGGTCAAGTGAAACTGCACGGCTGGGTTTACAATATCGAAAGCGGTCAAGTCCTTAGTTATGATCCACAAAGCGCTAAGTTTACACCATTGGGCCAGACACAAACCGAAGCCAAATTGTCTATAGCGTAAAGACATACAAGGTACTTATATGAAACTAGATTTATCCAATTTGAAGGGTGATATTACCGGCGGTCTTACCGCTGGTATTGTTGCTCTTCCACTAGCTTTAGCCTTAGGTGTCGCCTCAGGTTTAGGGCCAATGGCAGGCCTTTATGGTGCTATTGCCTTAGGCTTTTTTGCCGCCCTGTTTGGCGGAACACCTTCACAAATATCAGGTCCAACGGGTCCGATGGTAGTAGTGTTAGCGGGTCTTTTTGCCAGTTTATCTGGTGATGCTGCGTTAATTTTTACGGCTGTTATGTTAGCTGGCCTTTTCCAAATTGTGTTTGGTTTATTAGGGGTCGGTCAATACATTCGATTGGTTCCCTACCCGGTAATTTCTGGTTTTATGACTGGAATTGGCGCAATTATTATTATTCTCCAGCTCGGTCGACTGTTGGGGCATGAGCCTCCAAGCGGGACTATTGGTGCATTAAGCTATATTCCGACAGCTTTGGCAGACATTAACATTGCCACTTTGATATTAGGTATAGGTACCTTACTCATCGCTTACAAATGGCCGCCAACTTTAGGTAAATACATACCTGGACCATTAGCGGCACTGGTAATTGGAACGCTAGCAAGCTTTGCTTTTTCCAACGTACCAGCACTAGGTAATATCCCTACCGGACTACCGAGTTTGCATCTGCCGGTTTACGAACAAAGTCAATTCTTTCTAATCTTAGAAGCCGCTTTCATACTTGCTATTTTGGGGGCCATAGACAGCTTGTTAACCTCTTTGGTGGCTGACAACATGACTCGTACTCGCCATGACAGTAAAAAAGAACTTATTGGTCAAGGTATAGGTAATACGGTTGCTGGCTTAATTGGTGGTATTGCTGGTGCTGGCGCAACAATGCGTACTGTTGTAAATATCAGAACCGGTGGTAAAACCCGAATCTCTGGGATGGTTCACTCCCTTGTATTACTTGCTGTAGTGCTAGGATTAAGCCCACTTGCCGCGAGTATCCCCCATGCAGTTTTAGCTGGGTTATTGGTGAAAGTAGGTCTGGATATTATTGATTGGAGTTACCTAAAACGAGCTCATAATGGTCCTCGTTGGGACTTTGCATTGATGATTCTTGTATTGGGCCTAACTGTATTTGTTGACCTTGTCACAGCTGTGGGTGTGGGTGTTGTATTGGCGGCATTGGCATTTGTTCGTCAAATCGCTCAAATACAGATCGAAGATTTAAAGAAAATCCCCGACACGCTGAACGACCCTAAAGAAAATGCGCTACTTAAACAAGCTGACGGTAGAGTAAGTATCTTTAGTTTCGGCGGACCGCTTAGCTTTGGTGCTGCGGCCGATGTTGGACACCATGTGCGTGACAAAGTAAAACCAGGTTCACAGGTATTAATCATGGACTTTACCCGAGTCCCCACAGTTGATGTATCCGCGGGGATGGCAGTTGAAACGGTTGCCACCGATGCTAAAAGTGCTGGTAGAAAGTTGATTATTTGTGGTGCTAATGATGCGATTAAAAAGGTGTTGAAAGGAATTAATGCCGCGCAAACAGACGTTGAGTCTTTTGATAATTTGCTGGGCGCATTGGAATATGCAGTCGAAATTATTAATAAAGACGCCAACTCACCTAAAGCGTTATCTAATTCTACAAAGTTAGCAGGAGCTCAATAGGCTGACAGCAGGATAATTAGACTTAACCTTAAAGGTAAATAATAGAAAAGCGCTGCATCCTTTGGATCCAGCGCTTTTTTTGTTTATCCGTATACCGGAAATTTAGCGGTAAGTTGAGCAACGTTAGCCTTAACTTTTTCGCTTATGCTAGCGTCTTCAGGATTATCTAATAAATCACATATCCAATTTGCCAAATCGGTTACGTGCTCAACTTTAAACCCTCTAGAGGTCACTGCCGGCGTACCAATGCGAATTCCACTGGTCACAAAAGGTGATTGTGGATCATTGGGCACGGTATTTTTGTTAACGGTAATGTTCACCGAACCAAGCAACGCGTCAGCTTCTTTTCCTGTCATTCCTCGGGCAATTAAATCCACTAAAAATAAATGATTGTCAGTGCCACCAGAAACCACACCATAACCACGTTTTAAGAAAACATCAGCCATCGCCCGCGCATTATCAATCACTTGTTGTTGGTAAGTCGTAAATTCAGGGGCTAATGCTTCTTTGAACGCCACAGCTTTTGCGGCAATTACGTGCATTAATGGGCCACCTTGAATACCAGGGAAAATTAAAGAGTTAAACTTCTTTTCCAGTTCAGGGTTTGACTTACACACTATTAAGCCACCACGGGGGCCACGAAGGGTTTTATGAGTAGTAGTAGTAACTACGTCTGCGATTGGCACAGGATTAGGATACAGACCCGCTGCAACCAAACCTGCCACATGGGCCATGTCTACAAACAAGTAGGCACCAACGCTTTGTGCGATATCTTTGAATTTCTGCCAGTCAACCACACGGGAATAAGCAGAAAATCCTGCAACAATCATTTTAGGTTGATGCTCTTGCGCCAATTCAGCCACTTGTTGATAGTCAATTTCACCGCTGTCAGTATTTAAACCATATTGGATCGCGTTATATAACTTTCCAGAAAAATTCGGTTTTGCACCGTGGGTCAAATGACCACCGTGATCCAGACTTAAACCTAAAATTGTATCGCCGGGCTTAAGTAGTGCCATGTAAACAGCGGCATTTGCTTGCGAACCAGAATGCGGTTGTACATTCGCGTAGTCTGCTGCAAATAGTTGTTTAGCACGCTCGATTGCTAACGTTTCCGCTTTGTCGGCAAATTCACATCCACCGTAATAACGTTTGCCAGGATAGCCTTCAGCATATTTATTGGTTAACACGCTACCTTGTGCTTCCATCACCGCTTTACTTGTATAGTTTTCTGAAGCTATCAATTCGATATGCGCTTCTTGTCGTTTTTCTTCATCTTCGATTACATCGAAAATCTCAGGGTCTACAGCTTTTAACGGGTTATTTAGTTGCATCATTATATGTCCATTGCCTTTCCAGAAACTCTATGCTAGAACTACACAGGCAATAAATAAAATTAATAATAAATATGAGCTCATAAGATTTTAATATGGCTTTAATAAGGCATAAACTAAAAAAATGCCACCCCACTTTACAGGAGTGAAGCCATGAAAAATTTATCTATCGATTTTCTACGTTCATTTGTGACTATTGCGCAAACAGGCAGCTATACCATGTGCGCAGAGCGGCTTAAACGCACGCAACCTGCTATCAGTTTGCAGATAAAAAAACTTGAAGAAGTTGTTGGTGAAAAACTTTTTTTGCGTGAAGGGAATCGACTTACCCTAACGTTAGCCGGCAGTAAGCTATTAGAATTTGGCATGAAAATACTTATGCTAAATGATCAGGCAATGGCCGAATTTGGTAAACCTCAAGTCAGCGGAAACATCAAATTGGGAATTCCAAGTGAGTTCTCCACAACTTTGATGCCTAAGATAATTCGCCGATTTACCCACACTTACCCGGAAGTCTCCTTAGAAGTGCATTGTGCGCTAAGCAAAGACTTGGTTTGTGAGCCCCTTAAAAGTCAATTTGATCTAATATTATCCCTACAGGAACAACCCGATCCTGATCAGGAAGGTTTTATCATTACCGATCAGTTAGTTTGGGTGGGAAGCCAAAGATACGTTAATAAAGTGCCAAATAAACTTCCGCTTATTGCAGCCCCCGCCCCTTGCATTTATCGCAAACGGGCAACGAATGTTTTAGGCAAGTGCAAAAAACAGTGGCAAATTGTGTATACCATCTCCGATTTAAACGGTATTCAGGCGGCAATTAACGAAGATTTAGGCATCACAGTATTAGCAAGAAGCACAGTGCCACCCGGCCTTTTTGTGTTGCCACCGCAAGCCGATTTACCTGATTTAGGTTACATTGGCGTATGCTTGTTGAATCCACAGAAAGTGCGTTCCGAAGCCATTGAGTTACTGGCCAAAGATATGGTTGCACAACTGGCGATTTAAACAAACTGAGTATTTAGCTTGATGAAAGTTGATGATGATCGCAGATTAAAAGTAATTATCTAAAAAAACAGCACCTCAAGGTAAACCTTGGGTGCTGGAAATTGCTCTAGGGAGCACACACACGAACACAAATTGCTATTATTATTTATCTACCACACTTTCCAATCAGACCTAACTAGGGTTTAGCTTTAACTGTTGGATATTTCACACCAAGCTGGTCCATATAAGTTTCATATTTATCCGCATCATAGTAATAAGCCCGCATTTTCGCTCGATAACGCTGCATAATCTCCTCGTTTAGCTGAGTTTGCGGTTTGTCATCTTTGCGCAGTAGCGACTGGTATTTAACCTCTTTCGTTTGTACATCGGTAAAGTAGTCAGACACCTCTTTCATTAACTGCGGATCAGTAAATAGATCGATCATGGTCATCCCGTGGGCTTTCGCTCCTGCAATAATACCTTTATGAGCGATTGGCGTAGCCATCGACACGGCATTAGACCAATGATGACCTGGCAAATTAGGAATATTAGATGGATACAACATAAAGATTGTAGGTACACTCCAAGAGACATCACCTACATCATCAGATGGGCCACCGGTCGGTATTCTGGGTTTGATGGGCTCGCGAATCGGCATTATGTTGTTAGGCAACCCCACAGCATCGGCACCAATTTCAGTCTGTACCGCTTTTGCTAAGGTAATGTCATCGGCAGACCATTGAGGCATGCCAACTGCTTTAATATTCTCATAAGCACGCAGTGCCATAGGTTTATTAAAATGACCTGGCCAAGCCGTGCCCATAACAACTGAATCCCAGCTGGTGTCAGTCATTTTTGCAGCACCCTCGGCTATTTGATCACCCACTTCCCACAACGCTTTTATGTGGTCATAATCCATTTCACGAAAATAGTACCAAGCTGAGGCTTTAGAAGGCACGACGTTAGGTTGATCTCCGCCATCTACCGTAATCCCATGAATTCGTTGTGCCAAACGTAAATGTTCTCGACGGTAATTCATACCAACACTCATCAGCTCTACTGCATCCAAAGCGCTTTTACCTCGCCAAGGAGCACTTGCGCTATGGGCCGATTCACCGTAAAAATTGTACTTAATAGATACCAAGCCAGACATGCCAACTTCACCATAAAAAGTTCCAAAACCACTGCCTACATGGGAGTAAAGCACCGCATCGACATCATCAAAATAACCGTCACGCACATAATAAGCTTTGGTAGCAAGTTGCTCTTCAGCGACCCCTGGCCAAAGCATAATAGTGCCTTCGATTGCATGTTCAGTCATATAATCTTTCAACGCCAATGCAGCAATGATATTCACTACTTGGCCTGAATTATGGCCTTCACCATGACCAGGCGCCCCATCAACAATAGGTGCATGATAAGCAACACCCGGCTTCTGAGAGCCTTTTGGGATGCCATCTAAATCAGTCCCCAAAGCAATGACCGGCTTCCCTGAACCCCACTTTGCTATCCATGCAGTAGGAATATCAGAAATGCCCGTTTCAACGGTAAAACCTTGTTCGCTTAGAAACTGAGTAAGGTAAGCCGAGGTTTCCACCTCTTGAAAACCCAACTCGCCAAAGGAATATAGCGTGTCATTCATAACTTGCGCTAACTTCCCTTGGCTATCGATTTTAGCCACAATTTGATCTTTAGCCGCTTGACGCTCGCTGTCACTTAAACTCGCCGCCGTACTTTGACTGATTCCAGCAATTAAAATTGCCATCACACTCAAAGTTGTCGGTGTTTTGCGGTTCAGAAATTTTGAGATAAAGCGACTTTTCATTATTTTTTCACCATTGGGTATTCAATACCTAATTGCTCTAGGTAAGTGTCATACTTTTCAGGATCGTAATAAAAAGGTCTCATCTGTTCACGAAACTCGCTCATGATCTCTTTATTCAAATGAATTTGCGGCACATCGGTATCACGTAAAAATGATTGATACTTAGTATCTTTGGTTTGTACATTATCGAAATAATCTTTCACTTCGGCCATTAACGCAGGGTCGGTGAATAAATCGATCATGGTCATTGCATGGGCTTTTGCTCCGGCAACAATACCTTTGTGAGCAATAGGCGTTGCCATTGCTACCGCATTTGACCAATGATGTCCGGGCAAATTAGGAATGTTCGATGGATATGACAACCACATTGAAGGGGTTACCCAAGATATGTCACCCATATCATCAGAACCACCACCGGTCATAGTTTTAGGATCAGGTGGCGCAACGATTGGCATAACGTCTGACGGTAAACCAGTTTCTGGCGCGCCAATCTCTTTTTGCAGTGATTTGGCAAGGGTAATATCAGCTTCAGACCATTCAGGCATACCCACTTTTTGGATATTCTCAAACGCTCGCATTGCCATAGGTTTATTGTAATGACCTGGCCATGCTGTGCCCATCACCGTAGAATCCCACGTGGTGTTAGTCATCAACGCTGCGCCTTGGGCAATCTTATCACCCACTTCCCAAAGTGCTTTCACATGTGGATAGTCTAATTCTCTAAAATAGTACCAAGAAGTTGCTTTAGAAGGCACTACGTTTGGTTGATCGCCACCGTCTACAACAACAGAATGGGTGCGCTGTGCGATGCGTAGATGTTCTCGACGATAGTTAATACCAACGCTCATCAGCTCAACAGCATCTAATGCACTTCTGCCGCGCCAAGGCGCTCCAGCACTGTGGGCAGATTCGCCATAAAAATTGTATTGAATTGACACCATACCTGAGAAAAACGGATTGCCATAGAAGGTACCAAAACGGTTTCCAACGTGAGAGTAAAGAACCGCATCTACATCGTCGAAATAACCTTCACGCACATAATAGGCTTTAGTGGCAAGCTGCTCTTCAGCTACCCCAGGCCACAGCATAATAGTGCCTTCTATATTGTTTTCAGACATGTACTCTTTTAATGCCATGGCGGCAAGAATATTAACGACTTGGCCAGAATTGTGCCCCTCGCCATGGCCGGGTGCGCCTTTGACGATAGGATCATGATAAGCCACTCCGGGTTTTTGTGATGCTTTAGGAATGCCATCCAAATCTGTCCCTAATGCAATAACGGGCTTACCAGAACCCCAGGTCGCGACCCATGCTGTTGGAATACCAGCAATACCCTTTTCTATTTTAAAACCTTGTTCAGCTAAGTGATTAGTGAGATAAGCGGATGTTTCAAATTCTTGAAAACCAAGTTCCCCGAATGAAAAAATCATGTCGTTCATGACTTGCGCAAGTTTTGCGTTTTTATCGACTGCAGCGACAACCTGCTCTTTTGCTGCTTCGCGCTGTGCTTCGGTGAAAGTGGTGGCGAATGCGCCTTGTGAAAAAATTAAGCCAAGCAATACTATGCCTGTCTTTTTGGTGAAATTCTTTGTACTGAAATTTAACATGTTGATGTGCTCCGAGACCTTTGCTAATAGTGATTAATGAAGATCACTACTGTTCGAACAAAATTTTCATTGGCAGCGTTACCACTGCCAATGAATGACTTGTTTTACGGCTTTTTAACGGTAGGATATTCGATACCTAATTGTTCGAGATAGGTATCGTATTTGTCAGGATCGTAGTAGTACTTTTCCAGTTCAGATTTGTACGTCGCCATAATTTCTTTGTTTAAATGAATGGCGGGCTTATCTTCTGGACGTAACAAAGGAGTATATTTGTCTTCTTTGGTCTGCACATTTTTATAGTAGTCCCACGCCTCATCCATCAATGCACTGTTAGTCAACAAATCGAATAAGTTTAGGGCTTGAGCTTTTGCCCCAGCCACTATTCCTTTATGCGCGATTGGGGTTGCCATAGCGACTGAGTTAGACCAGTTATGACCCGGCAAATTAGGGATGTTAGCTGGATAACGCAAGGTTATTGTTGGTACTTGCCAAGAAATATCACCAATGTCATCTGAGCC harbors:
- the amt gene encoding ammonium transporter, which translates into the protein MSDNFWLLLSAMFVFLMQAGFLCLESGRTRSKNSINVAAKNIGDFIVSASIFWLFGFGIMFGPSLGGWAGTGDFAFGEGNTSFQITFFLFQMMFCSTAATLTSGAIAERARFSSYMYITLILSGLIYPFVGHWAWAGVYNPDNRGWLESLGFVDFAGSTVVHSVGGWVALASVLIVGPRIDRFKANSKFPSGSNLPLAAMGTLLIWFGWFGFNGGSTLKFDEQVPYIILNTCLAAMWGGLTATFIHLRTKKYVDMGASLNGIIAGLVAITASCHAVAPVDAAIIGVVAGIVVHYGSKLMDLLKVDDALNVIPTHLFAGIWGTLAVAFFGEQAKLGTGLSFMSQLTIQLLGVVVIGLFSFLSCYFILLILNKISPLRVTREHELSGLNISEHKASTELIDLLDDMQNHQNKGDFTLQVKEEPFTEVGQIARKYNEVISKVSKEMTQREKAINQFKISERRKSAILDSSMDCIVSIDWQGNIIEFNPAAERTFGCLKAEVMGQSFINSFALDKDIVEFSESLKLQFVSANGLVLNRRSEIELKRAAGQTFPAEVTITSSKLNNSLINEFTLHIRDVTKQQKIQARLNFLAYHDPLTHLSNRTHLITELNYQVAKAKKHMGVIALFFLDLDKFKKINDTLGHKAGDYLLCQVANRLKEICREEDIIARLGGDEFIVVMTGELNQQLITEKAQRILSIMREPITLNGKNYQIATSVGVAVSTNGELGTEELIQRADIAMYNAKFYGRDNFKLYTEKMGQKAQQEMSFERKIGQAIEQDEFSVVYQPKVKADGEILSLEALIRWQQKGSDEISPNEFIPIAEQSNLIVQIGEIMMTKVLEQLRYWLDHNSNVVPVAINISGRQLVAEDFIRHIKQLLKQFSIPGELLEFEITEGILIQDIQSCIAILKELKGLHIKVSIDDFGTGYSSLSYLKKLPLDILKIDRSFVHECDSKTEDAEICATIINLAKSLNLMTVAEGVETHSQFNTLQNMGCDLYQGYLFHQPQGADAVFELLNSQLN
- a CDS encoding hydrogen peroxide-inducible genes activator, which translates into the protein MTTDNKYPSINQLKYFVAVAKSLSFRRAAQSLGISQPTLTTQVQALEKNMNLSLFERNRSGTLLTPQGNTLLALAEEVLRAGQRFNDTARELIDGASTTYRLGVPPTLGPYLLPFVLPELHRRFSQLKFYVREEFPQQLEEGLLNGQYDLIISPSTHESTQFIVSELFTEPLKLVMPGDHPLAGQEFVKPSDVQGEKVLTLEGHHHFHHQVQTICAQIGAQMYRDYEGTSLDTLRQMVVMGVGVAFLPGLYVHSELHRPNELHVCELLDTPITRVQHLIWRNTAPGRVFFRELGQFFREIVAEKLANAVYVKK
- a CDS encoding carbonic anhydrase, whose amino-acid sequence is MDHVISGVAKFQKEVFPDKKATFKKLANGQNPEVLFITCADSRIDPNLLTQTEPGELFICRNAGNIVPPHSNVTGGITASIEFAVAALGVSHIIVCGHSDCGAMKGALYPEKLDGLPHVKEWLSHSRCASEIVKEKYGSLCMDHLEKLTEENVVQQLQHLRTHPSVAAKLATGQVKLHGWVYNIESGQVLSYDPQSAKFTPLGQTQTEAKLSIA
- a CDS encoding SulP family inorganic anion transporter, yielding MKLDLSNLKGDITGGLTAGIVALPLALALGVASGLGPMAGLYGAIALGFFAALFGGTPSQISGPTGPMVVVLAGLFASLSGDAALIFTAVMLAGLFQIVFGLLGVGQYIRLVPYPVISGFMTGIGAIIIILQLGRLLGHEPPSGTIGALSYIPTALADINIATLILGIGTLLIAYKWPPTLGKYIPGPLAALVIGTLASFAFSNVPALGNIPTGLPSLHLPVYEQSQFFLILEAAFILAILGAIDSLLTSLVADNMTRTRHDSKKELIGQGIGNTVAGLIGGIAGAGATMRTVVNIRTGGKTRISGMVHSLVLLAVVLGLSPLAASIPHAVLAGLLVKVGLDIIDWSYLKRAHNGPRWDFALMILVLGLTVFVDLVTAVGVGVVLAALAFVRQIAQIQIEDLKKIPDTLNDPKENALLKQADGRVSIFSFGGPLSFGAAADVGHHVRDKVKPGSQVLIMDFTRVPTVDVSAGMAVETVATDAKSAGRKLIICGANDAIKKVLKGINAAQTDVESFDNLLGALEYAVEIINKDANSPKALSNSTKLAGAQ
- the glyA gene encoding serine hydroxymethyltransferase, whose translation is MMQLNNPLKAVDPEIFDVIEDEEKRQEAHIELIASENYTSKAVMEAQGSVLTNKYAEGYPGKRYYGGCEFADKAETLAIERAKQLFAADYANVQPHSGSQANAAVYMALLKPGDTILGLSLDHGGHLTHGAKPNFSGKLYNAIQYGLNTDSGEIDYQQVAELAQEHQPKMIVAGFSAYSRVVDWQKFKDIAQSVGAYLFVDMAHVAGLVAAGLYPNPVPIADVVTTTTHKTLRGPRGGLIVCKSNPELEKKFNSLIFPGIQGGPLMHVIAAKAVAFKEALAPEFTTYQQQVIDNARAMADVFLKRGYGVVSGGTDNHLFLVDLIARGMTGKEADALLGSVNITVNKNTVPNDPQSPFVTSGIRIGTPAVTSRGFKVEHVTDLANWICDLLDNPEDASISEKVKANVAQLTAKFPVYG
- a CDS encoding LysR family transcriptional regulator; the protein is MKNLSIDFLRSFVTIAQTGSYTMCAERLKRTQPAISLQIKKLEEVVGEKLFLREGNRLTLTLAGSKLLEFGMKILMLNDQAMAEFGKPQVSGNIKLGIPSEFSTTLMPKIIRRFTHTYPEVSLEVHCALSKDLVCEPLKSQFDLILSLQEQPDPDQEGFIITDQLVWVGSQRYVNKVPNKLPLIAAPAPCIYRKRATNVLGKCKKQWQIVYTISDLNGIQAAINEDLGITVLARSTVPPGLFVLPPQADLPDLGYIGVCLLNPQKVRSEAIELLAKDMVAQLAI